AAGTTTTATGTGAAGTGGAAAACTGTAACTATTGGGGCCAAGGTAACCTTTGCCAAGCCGATGCTATCTATGTAGTGAGCCATAAAGGGAACACTGCATATGATTCAAAGGACACCGACTGTAAAACATTCAAACC
This window of the Sutcliffiella horikoshii genome carries:
- a CDS encoding DUF1540 domain-containing protein, encoding MAKEVLCEVENCNYWGQGNLCQADAIYVVSHKGNTAYDSKDTDCKTFKPAH